Genomic window (Neurospora crassa OR74A linkage group VI, whole genome shotgun sequence):
CTTGGTATGAGCCATATGGCAAAGTAAGGACTGGCAATGCACTTGGGGATGCAAATTTGACGCCTAGGGATGCAGAGTCTATGAGGGCAGAAGACAGCGAAAAGAAGCCAAGTGAAATAAAAAGGAATGTGGTGCTTGGAAACATTTTGGATCCAACAGGTGCTAAGAGAGTGGTATCAACACGGAAAAGGAACGTATGAAGAAGAAACCAAAGAAGACCACCGCCAACCTTCAAGCACAAGTCATGAACTTCTGGGGGTTCTATCGAGGCGAAGAAAGAGTGGGAAAGCGATGGGGGCTCATCACACTGTTCGGgctgggcttgggcttggggatATAGATCTATATTGCCCAGCTGAAGAAGGCTTGTTGTCCATTCCCATTAACCTATCAATCCCTTCCTACTTCAAAGCATAGATCACGCCTATAGGAACTTTCAAATTGTGTGCCACCCACCCCCTAATATCTTCAGAGGGTTGGTTCCCGATCAAGATCTCCGGCAATGGACAAATGACATTTGAAACAGCTCGAGTTCTAAAAGACCGTTCTTGCGCCACCAGGTAAAAAGCCAAGATGAGTTTTTGTGATGCGACAGCCGCCTAGAGCTACCATTGGCGACTACTATTCAAGCCGGGCATTAGCTACCCGACCACTCAACAACTGTCCGTCGCCGCTGATCAAGGTATCGGGACCCCCGGCCGGGTCTAGCATCTGTGTGGCCAAAGAGCAGCCAATCAGAATCCCAGAAAGCGCCCTTTTGGGAAAGTCGCAAATTACCCCTGAGGCTCAAGAGGCGCATGGCCGCCAGCCCTTAAATAACCGTCCGAATACTTTAGTAAGTGCCTGGCAGCCTGAAGTACTACATAATAAAAGGTTTTGGAAAATAGAGCGCTGCGGTGCTGTAGTTCGAGTCGAATCGAGCGGTCCCACACAGGTTGCCATCTTAAGGTAGCACTCAAAGTTTGGCCAGTCCTTGCCATTACAGATACCTCAGGAGCTTTCCGGTCAGGCGGTGTAACGGTAGTGAAAATATCATATTGTTATATAGAGAAATTGATGCGGACAATGTACGGTAATGAAACGGTAATGTATGCTAAAAGTCTCTTTACTGCCCTGTTCGTTGAAATTCTGGTTTCTATTTACTGCCTTAACGATGGGGTCGAGGAGCTTTTGAATGGAAAAATCTGGTATATCGCGGTAAGGATCCTGGCCTTCTAATTGGTCGGATGTAAGTGCAGGTGCAGTGGTTGCAGTTGAGTGCAGCAACTTGCAGATTTAACCGAAACTGAACCTAAGCGATTACAAAAAGCAGCTGTATGACTCGACTGTGCCTTTACAGCCATCAAACTGGATTTCAACTACCGCCATACCACCTGACCGGACAGCCCCTCAACGGGCGCCAGTCCCAAGACAATACATAGGTCACACTAAGCTTTGTTGGGGTGGACGGGCTCAACTCAACTTGACTGGTTGGGCGAATGGGGTTGTAGATAAAAATACACCTTTCAATTACCTAGGCTCTTTTGTTGAGTTCTTATTGTCACTCGCTCACTTTCGGTCTGAATTGTACGTTACTGTTGCCTTCTTTCACTCTTTTATCCACGAAATCCCGTCAATCTCGGCCCGCCCAGTATATCAAAATGAGAAACACCCACCAGACTCTCAAGAGAGCGGCGAGTCTCTACAGCACTTCCCAGTTAAGATACAGCGCCTCATCTACTCTGCGATTTCAATCCCGCCTTTCACATGCTCAATTCCGCTCACTCTCGTCGGCTGCAGGCTCCCAGGTGGCAAACATCCCGGCAACAAACAAGTACCAGAAGCTGGACTCGTTCGCTGGCCGGAACAGTCTCCTACAGGCTACCATTGCAGCAGATGCGCCCAGGAATGACTGGACAAAGGAGGAGATCCGAGAAATATACCAAACTCCGCTGATGGAACTGGTCTACTCGGCTGTAAGGCGCACCAGAAGAAGATAAGGAAACACAAAAACATTTATCAAGTAGCCTAACACTCACCTCTCTAGTCAACCCTACACCGACGATTCTTTGACCCCGCCAGCGTCCAGCTCTGCACGCTCATGAACATCAAGACAGGTGGATGCTCAGAAGACTGCTCCTACTGCGCCCAGTCGAGCCGGTACAAGACGGGTGTAAAGGCAACAAAGATATCATCCGTCGATGAGGTCCTCCAGGCTGCAAAAATCGCAAAAGAAAATGGATCGACTCGGTTCTGCATGGGGGCCGCCTGGAGGGACATGCGGGGCCGCAAGACGAACCTCAAGAACATCAAAGCGATGGTGAGCGGGGTGAGGGAGCTCGGTATGGAGGCCTGCGTCACTCTAGGAATGATTGACGAAAGCCAAGCGGCGGAACTGCGCGATGCCGGACTCACTGCATACAACCACAACGTCGACACCTCCCGGGAGTACTATCCAAACGTCATCACAACCCGGACCTACGACGAGCGACTCAA
Coding sequences:
- the bio-1 gene encoding biotin synthase produces the protein MRNTHQTLKRAASLYSTSQLRYSASSTLRFQSRLSHAQFRSLSSAAGSQVANIPATNKYQKLDSFAGRNSLLQATIAADAPRNDWTKEEIREIYQTPLMELVYSASTLHRRFFDPASVQLCTLMNIKTGGCSEDCSYCAQSSRYKTGVKATKISSVDEVLQAAKIAKENGSTRFCMGAAWRDMRGRKTNLKNIKAMVSGVRELGMEACVTLGMIDESQAAELRDAGLTAYNHNVDTSREYYPNVITTRTYDERLKTINNVRQAGIHVCSGGILGLGEDDTDRVSFLYTVATMESHPESFPINALVPIKGTPLGDASAAKSETGEPESTVTFHDTVRMVATARLVLPGSVIRLAAGRINLTESEQALCFMAGANAIFTGEKMLTTPCSGWDEDKAMFDRWGLRPMLPDELHGSEKRQHAGTEVGLQQERADAVRMASSSA